One genomic region from Evansella sp. LMS18 encodes:
- a CDS encoding ABC-2 transporter permease, which produces MFNLIRRDVILQKRLLLTFIPFILFFIIMDSHPVLVFLVASIFIPFNAYAYDEKTEVNILLNSLPYTRREIIAARYLGAIIYSLASIGVACAALLAFSKPFALSDIAIGGGLFFLFAALTFPLFYILKQGYIFSAVLISFLVLAAIGPQIVLYMSGHLPAITDFLMNLSTTALYTGGAVIIAVLYAVSWGVTTFVYQRKAF; this is translated from the coding sequence ATGTTTAATTTGATCAGACGGGATGTTATTCTGCAAAAAAGACTGCTGTTAACCTTTATTCCTTTTATTTTGTTTTTTATTATCATGGACTCGCATCCGGTTCTTGTTTTTCTCGTTGCCAGTATTTTTATACCCTTTAATGCTTACGCTTATGATGAAAAAACAGAGGTTAATATTTTGCTGAATTCGTTGCCGTACACACGTAGAGAGATTATTGCTGCACGCTATCTCGGGGCGATCATTTATTCACTGGCATCAATCGGAGTGGCTTGTGCAGCCTTATTAGCGTTTAGTAAACCATTTGCACTATCGGATATAGCGATTGGAGGAGGCTTATTCTTTTTATTTGCAGCCCTTACTTTCCCGCTGTTTTATATATTAAAACAAGGCTATATTTTTTCGGCTGTACTTATAAGCTTCCTTGTTTTAGCCGCCATAGGGCCTCAAATCGTCTTGTATATGTCCGGTCATTTGCCAGCTATAACTGATTTTCTTATGAATTTATCCACCACGGCGTTGTATACGGGAGGGGCAGTAATCATCGCGGTACTTTATGCAGTGTCCTGGGGAGTTACTACGTTTGTTTACCAGCGAAAAGCATTTTAA